In a single window of the Flavobacterium sp. W4I14 genome:
- a CDS encoding cysteine desulfurase (product_source=KO:K04487; cath_funfam=3.40.640.10,3.90.1150.10; cog=COG1104; ko=KO:K04487; pfam=PF00266; superfamily=53383), with protein MKRVYLDNAATTPLDAAVITEMTNVMENYFGNPSAIHALGREVRTLVEKARKTVSGLLNASPSEVFFTSGGTEADNTAIRCGISAYGIKHAITSKIEHHAVEHTLNTMLKNGEIDKLSFVNIDEKGNVDYNHLEELLQNNERTFVSLMHANNELGTLTDMVKVGDICEKYNAIYHADTVQTMGHYPHNVRELKAHFIVCAAHKLHGPKGVGFLYVNSNIKIPPMIYGGAQERNMRGGTENVYGIVGLAKALEIAYAEMDQHQAYIQGLKDYLKAQLIAEIPGIAFNGETDADKSLYTVLNVSFPEMDMADMLLFNLDINGICASGGSACSSGSNIGSHVLNGINADPNRPSVRFSFSKYTTKEELDYVIEKVKMVVKQNALA; from the coding sequence ATGAAAAGGGTCTATTTAGATAATGCGGCCACAACGCCTTTAGATGCAGCAGTAATTACAGAAATGACAAATGTAATGGAAAACTATTTTGGTAATCCATCTGCCATTCATGCGCTTGGCCGCGAGGTAAGAACGCTGGTAGAAAAAGCCCGTAAAACCGTTTCTGGTCTGTTAAATGCATCTCCATCCGAAGTGTTTTTTACTTCTGGAGGCACCGAGGCCGATAATACAGCCATCCGTTGTGGAATTTCAGCTTATGGAATTAAACATGCCATTACTTCGAAAATAGAGCACCATGCCGTTGAGCATACTTTAAATACGATGCTTAAAAATGGTGAAATCGATAAATTAAGTTTCGTTAATATTGACGAAAAAGGGAATGTCGATTATAATCATTTAGAAGAACTGCTTCAAAATAACGAACGTACTTTTGTTTCGCTAATGCATGCCAATAACGAGTTGGGTACACTGACCGATATGGTTAAAGTTGGCGATATCTGCGAGAAATACAATGCCATTTACCATGCCGATACCGTTCAAACCATGGGGCATTATCCACATAACGTACGTGAGCTTAAAGCACATTTTATAGTTTGTGCAGCGCACAAGCTCCACGGACCTAAAGGTGTTGGCTTTTTATATGTAAACAGCAACATTAAAATTCCACCAATGATTTATGGTGGTGCACAAGAGCGCAATATGCGTGGTGGTACAGAAAACGTGTACGGTATTGTTGGGTTGGCAAAAGCTTTAGAAATTGCTTATGCCGAAATGGATCAGCATCAGGCCTATATTCAGGGCTTAAAAGATTATTTGAAAGCACAGTTAATCGCCGAAATCCCGGGTATTGCTTTTAATGGCGAAACCGATGCCGATAAAAGTTTGTACACTGTACTGAATGTATCGTTCCCTGAGATGGATATGGCCGATATGTTGCTGTTTAATTTAGATATCAATGGTATCTGTGCTTCTGGTGGAAGTGCCTGCTCTTCGGGTTCGAATATTGGTTCGCATGTATTAAACGGTATTAATGCCGATCCAAACCGTCCTTCAGTACGCTTTTCATTTAGCAAATACACTACAAAGGAAGAGTTAGATTACGTAATAGAAAAAGTTAAAATGGTAGTAAAGCAAAATGCTTTAGCTTAA
- a CDS encoding hypothetical protein (product_source=Hypo-rule applied; superfamily=46689), whose translation MEKSQNNQNLENAKQEEKLNEERKHIYKFILNPFSFESSNHFNKIHKRRFHSFGCIHELGKLPGAML comes from the coding sequence ATGGAAAAGAGCCAAAACAATCAAAATCTAGAGAACGCGAAGCAGGAAGAAAAATTAAACGAAGAAAGGAAACACATTTACAAGTTTATCCTTAATCCATTTTCTTTTGAATCTTCAAACCATTTCAATAAAATCCACAAAAGAAGATTTCATTCTTTCGGCTGTATTCACGAATTGGGAAAACTTCCGGGAGCAATGTTGTAA